One genomic segment of Anaerosporomusa subterranea includes these proteins:
- a CDS encoding DASS family sodium-coupled anion symporter → MQSVKTAASPPIQQESLAKRYGLILGLLALVAILVMPTPADLPVAGKVMLGILLFSVIVWMTDCISYPTSAAIITALMAFLVGMSPDVANPKVLYGTAKGLQMAIAGFSNTAHTLVAGALFIAAAMMLTGLDKRIALFVLSKIGARTNRVLAGVIFVGFLLSFFVPSTTARVSCLVPIVLGIITAFGVDKKSKFAGVMMIATAQADSIWNVGIKTAAAQNMVAIGFIEKILGKNITWLEWFIAAAPFAIIMSAVLYYVLLKVMPPEMDEIAGGQEAVSRSLAELGPMKASEKKLMAISLALLFFWSTEKVLHPFDTSSTTIVAIALMLTPGIGVMNWKDAQAKIPWGTVILFGVGISLGSALLSTKAAAWLAKLFVTTFGLQTMPALVILGVLAAFLIIIHMGFASATALASAMIPIVISVLQSIQTPGINIVGMTMILQYVVSFGFILPVNAPQNMIAYGTETFEVKDFVKTGIPLTIIAYLLILLLGATYWRWLGLV, encoded by the coding sequence ATGCAAAGTGTCAAAACAGCTGCTAGCCCGCCTATCCAACAAGAGTCTCTAGCCAAACGGTACGGCCTCATCCTTGGTCTGCTTGCTCTAGTCGCCATACTCGTCATGCCCACTCCCGCCGACTTACCAGTAGCCGGCAAAGTAATGCTTGGTATTTTGCTATTTTCGGTTATTGTTTGGATGACAGATTGCATCAGTTATCCTACCAGCGCCGCCATTATTACCGCTTTAATGGCATTTCTCGTCGGCATGTCACCTGATGTCGCCAACCCTAAGGTACTTTATGGCACCGCTAAGGGATTACAGATGGCGATCGCTGGGTTTAGCAACACGGCTCATACTTTGGTAGCTGGCGCCTTATTTATCGCCGCCGCCATGATGCTAACCGGCCTTGATAAGCGGATTGCCTTGTTCGTTCTTTCCAAGATCGGTGCCCGGACAAACCGGGTATTGGCAGGTGTCATTTTCGTCGGCTTTTTACTCAGCTTCTTCGTTCCCAGCACCACTGCCCGTGTATCCTGTTTGGTTCCTATCGTCCTCGGTATCATTACTGCCTTTGGCGTAGACAAAAAAAGCAAATTCGCCGGTGTCATGATGATCGCCACCGCCCAGGCGGACAGCATTTGGAATGTGGGTATCAAGACAGCTGCAGCGCAAAATATGGTTGCGATCGGTTTCATTGAAAAAATTCTCGGCAAGAACATTACTTGGCTGGAATGGTTTATTGCTGCCGCTCCCTTTGCCATTATCATGTCAGCTGTTCTTTATTATGTGCTGTTAAAAGTTATGCCACCGGAAATGGATGAGATCGCCGGTGGACAAGAAGCCGTCAGTCGCTCACTCGCTGAACTCGGCCCCATGAAGGCAAGTGAAAAGAAATTGATGGCTATCTCCCTGGCACTATTATTCTTCTGGTCAACAGAAAAGGTTCTCCATCCGTTTGACACATCTTCTACCACCATTGTGGCAATTGCGCTTATGCTGACACCCGGTATTGGGGTCATGAACTGGAAAGATGCCCAGGCAAAGATTCCCTGGGGTACAGTGATCCTGTTCGGCGTAGGCATCAGCCTGGGGTCGGCGCTACTATCAACCAAAGCCGCTGCCTGGCTAGCTAAGCTGTTCGTTACGACCTTTGGTCTGCAAACCATGCCCGCACTAGTCATACTCGGCGTATTAGCCGCGTTTTTGATCATTATCCACATGGGCTTTGCCAGTGCCACCGCCTTGGCGTCTGCCATGATTCCGATTGTCATCTCAGTCTTACAAAGCATTCAAACTCCTGGCATTAACATTGTCGGTATGACCATGATTCTGCAATATGTGGTTAGCTTCGGTTTCATTTTACCGGTCAACGCGCCGCAGAACATGATCGCCTATGGCACTGAAACCTTTGAAGTCAAGGACTTTGTCAAGACTGGCATCCCGCTTACGATTATCGCCTATCTGCTGATCTTACTGTTAGGCGCTACTTACTGGCGTTGGCTGGGATTGGTGTAA
- a CDS encoding LytR/AlgR family response regulator transcription factor, giving the protein MRVKTIIVDDELPICDEIEYLLKRERDIEIAAKFTNALEAMSYLMKNACDLIFLDIQMPGMSGLDFAQKLTSLQRPPLIVFCTAFPEHALAAFETPAIGYITKPITETSLKKVLEKARAIGERINVRQKLAVSRFCVTKNGKYIPLDLPEIVFVYVKDKEVYIRTKGEEYTSSLTIQEIENLLPEQSFLRVHRQYLVNLDKIGEIVPWFHGSYLLRMEDIQTTEIPVSRNKTKELKCRVGLP; this is encoded by the coding sequence ATGCGAGTTAAAACCATTATCGTTGATGATGAGTTGCCAATCTGCGATGAAATTGAGTATTTGCTAAAGAGAGAACGCGACATTGAGATTGCCGCAAAATTTACAAATGCGCTCGAAGCTATGTCTTACCTGATGAAGAATGCGTGCGACCTCATCTTTTTAGATATTCAAATGCCGGGAATGTCAGGTCTCGATTTTGCCCAAAAACTAACTTCACTACAACGGCCGCCGCTAATTGTCTTCTGTACTGCGTTTCCCGAACACGCACTGGCGGCTTTCGAAACGCCGGCAATTGGCTATATCACCAAACCGATAACTGAGACGAGCTTGAAGAAGGTACTAGAGAAAGCAAGAGCCATCGGCGAAAGAATAAATGTCCGGCAGAAATTGGCTGTGAGCCGTTTTTGCGTCACAAAAAACGGCAAGTACATTCCTCTGGATCTGCCGGAAATTGTCTTTGTCTATGTGAAAGACAAAGAGGTTTATATCCGCACAAAGGGGGAGGAATATACCTCTAGCTTGACGATCCAGGAGATTGAGAATCTGCTGCCTGAGCAATCTTTTTTGCGGGTTCACCGCCAATATCTAGTCAACCTCGATAAAATCGGCGAAATTGTTCCCTGGTTTCACGGCTCCTATCTGTTGCGCATGGAGGATATTCAAACAACTGAGATCCCAGTCAGTCGCAACAAAACTAAAGAACTGAAATGCCGAGTGGGCTTGCCATAG
- a CDS encoding LytS/YhcK type 5TM receptor domain-containing protein codes for MRFDLILDLSGDMALIIVVAYLIGRSRYIANCVNQPLALHNWFSLTCIFSTLSILGTYNGVEIEGALANTRLIGTLMSGIMGGPYVGFSVGAVSGLHRYFVGGFTAETCGFASVLGGLFAGLIRQKIGLHNMTWKTAGMIALIAEIVQKTMVLLFAKPFAAALALEQAIAIPTTIVSVVGTVAFMFVIKDIQFQQEVHGAKAAELSLQIASQTLPYLRHGLNVDSATATARIIYALTGADAVSITDRENILSFIGKGSDHHRAGEPILTQSTKRAIRDGCLSVLHTHEERGCPVAGCPLCSGVVAPLTAYGSVVGTIKLSRGGTGGVSEMDIRIASGIAQLLSVQIELAEIDAQKKMSEKAELKALRAQISPHFLFNTLNIIMSFCRTDPEMARSLLINLATIMKYSFANHDDFVTIAEEMNEIKAYLEIAKSRFGERLSVSLEVADSIQSTKIPVLSIQPLVENAIQHGLFPKLSECQLTITATHSDDVIAITVQDNGIGIESEKLQQLFSTEAEGVGVQNVARRLKGLYGDNYGLYLNSELGKGTQATIRIPYAKEVAEYAS; via the coding sequence ATGCGTTTTGACTTAATCTTAGACTTATCTGGCGATATGGCCTTAATCATCGTAGTCGCCTATTTAATTGGCCGCAGCCGATACATAGCAAACTGTGTGAATCAGCCACTGGCATTGCATAATTGGTTTTCCCTGACCTGTATTTTCTCGACCCTCTCGATTCTCGGGACCTATAATGGGGTTGAGATTGAGGGAGCTTTGGCCAATACCCGGCTGATCGGCACCTTGATGAGCGGCATTATGGGCGGTCCTTATGTTGGTTTTAGTGTTGGAGCTGTCAGCGGTCTGCACCGGTATTTCGTTGGCGGGTTTACGGCTGAGACCTGTGGCTTCGCCAGCGTTTTGGGCGGGCTGTTTGCCGGCTTGATCAGACAAAAAATCGGCCTCCATAACATGACTTGGAAAACAGCTGGCATGATTGCTCTGATTGCAGAGATTGTTCAAAAGACGATGGTTCTGCTCTTTGCCAAGCCATTCGCTGCCGCACTCGCCTTGGAGCAGGCAATCGCCATTCCAACCACTATCGTATCGGTAGTCGGTACAGTAGCCTTTATGTTCGTTATCAAAGATATTCAATTTCAACAAGAGGTACACGGAGCAAAGGCGGCTGAGCTTTCCCTGCAGATAGCCAGCCAAACCCTGCCCTACTTACGGCACGGTCTTAACGTGGATTCGGCAACAGCAACGGCCAGGATTATTTACGCACTAACCGGCGCTGATGCGGTATCCATAACTGACCGAGAAAATATTTTGTCCTTCATCGGCAAGGGGTCAGACCACCACCGCGCGGGTGAGCCAATTCTGACGCAATCCACCAAACGAGCGATTAGAGACGGTTGCCTGTCAGTACTGCACACGCACGAAGAACGCGGCTGCCCGGTAGCTGGCTGTCCACTCTGCTCAGGCGTGGTAGCGCCGCTTACGGCGTACGGTTCGGTGGTGGGCACGATCAAGCTGTCACGGGGCGGCACAGGCGGAGTATCTGAGATGGATATCCGGATTGCCAGCGGGATTGCGCAGCTGCTTTCTGTACAAATTGAACTGGCGGAAATCGATGCACAAAAAAAGATGAGTGAAAAAGCCGAACTTAAGGCTCTGCGCGCTCAAATCAGTCCCCACTTTTTGTTTAATACACTCAACATTATCATGTCGTTCTGCCGAACCGATCCGGAAATGGCTCGCAGTCTGCTTATCAACTTGGCTACGATTATGAAATATAGTTTTGCTAACCATGATGACTTTGTCACCATCGCCGAAGAAATGAACGAAATAAAAGCGTATCTGGAAATCGCCAAATCTCGCTTTGGCGAACGCCTGTCGGTATCCCTAGAAGTAGCAGACTCGATCCAGAGTACAAAAATTCCGGTCTTATCGATTCAGCCACTGGTTGAAAATGCGATCCAGCACGGCCTGTTCCCCAAACTCTCGGAGTGTCAGCTTACGATTACTGCCACCCACAGCGATGATGTTATCGCTATCACAGTGCAAGATAATGGCATCGGCATCGAGTCAGAAAAACTGCAGCAACTCTTCTCTACTGAGGCAGAAGGTGTTGGTGTGCAAAATGTGGCCCGTCGTCTGAAGGGACTCTACGGTGATAACTACGGGCTGTATCTAAATAGTGAACTTGGCAAGGGAACGCAAGCGACAATTCGCATTCCTTATGCAAAAGAGGTGGCCGAATATGCGAGTTAA
- a CDS encoding LamB/YcsF family protein produces the protein MRIDLNCDMGESFGVYTLGYDEAAMPHVTSINVACGFHASDPLNMINTIKLAKKYNLAIGAHPAFPDLVGFGRRVMAASKEEIFADVVYQIGALAGVCQSQGLKLQHVKVHGAMYNMAEKDIAVGTVIAEAIKSVDPNLYMVCSCASPMVKAAQNVGVNYVEEAFADRAYTKEGTLVPRSQPGAVIHDVKEVAERVLGLVKTGKVRAIDGTEIALKADTICVHGDTPGAVEMIKGIRVMLDQEGVTLKAFGEK, from the coding sequence ATGCGTATCGATCTGAATTGCGATATGGGAGAAAGCTTTGGCGTATACACTCTTGGCTATGATGAAGCAGCCATGCCTCATGTAACATCAATTAATGTTGCTTGCGGCTTTCACGCCTCAGATCCGCTAAATATGATCAATACTATCAAGTTAGCCAAGAAATATAATTTAGCCATTGGCGCCCATCCTGCTTTTCCTGATTTAGTCGGTTTTGGCAGACGGGTTATGGCCGCTTCAAAAGAAGAAATCTTCGCCGATGTGGTTTATCAAATTGGCGCTTTAGCTGGCGTCTGTCAGTCGCAAGGCCTGAAGCTACAGCATGTTAAGGTGCATGGCGCTATGTATAATATGGCCGAAAAAGACATCGCTGTTGGGACTGTGATCGCCGAAGCGATCAAGAGCGTTGATCCGAATCTGTATATGGTTTGCTCCTGCGCCTCACCGATGGTGAAAGCTGCGCAAAATGTCGGCGTTAACTATGTGGAAGAAGCCTTTGCCGACCGGGCGTATACCAAGGAAGGTACACTCGTGCCGCGTTCACAGCCCGGCGCCGTCATCCATGATGTAAAAGAAGTAGCTGAGCGGGTGCTAGGTTTGGTAAAAACCGGCAAGGTGCGCGCGATTGACGGCACAGAAATCGCCCTTAAGGCTGACACCATCTGCGTTCACGGCGACACACCAGGCGCTGTCGAGATGATTAAGGGGATCCGGGTAATGTTAGACCAAGAGGGCGTTACACTGAAAGCGTTTGGGGAAAAATAA
- a CDS encoding biotin-dependent carboxyltransferase family protein — translation MFTAISPGFFTTIQDEGRWGYQAYGMPVAGAMDRYAYRAANLLVGNKPSAAVIEMTLLGAAFKFDKDQLIAICGADMQAKLDGVSVKNWSSFLVTKGSELKFDYAQAGCRTYMAVRGGIEVPSVLGSRSTYTRAKVGGLQGRALIQGDILAVGEDAESEARPRTLDLVYIPQYSQSISLRVLLGPQDNMFTAEAIATFFQNQYTVTDEADRMGYRLEGAKISHVGKADIISDALCLGAIQIPAHGMPIIMMADRQTTGGYAKIGTVIGPDLKKLAQAKPGDVVRFEQIEEAAAVEALREERQTYLQIVESFKEKAVPPPASAKRVLQIAVNGVTYQVEIEEMV, via the coding sequence ATGTTTACTGCCATCAGTCCAGGTTTTTTCACGACAATCCAAGATGAAGGACGCTGGGGTTATCAGGCATACGGCATGCCGGTCGCAGGCGCGATGGACCGTTACGCCTACCGGGCCGCAAATCTCTTGGTTGGCAACAAACCCAGCGCCGCTGTCATCGAAATGACCCTATTAGGCGCAGCCTTCAAATTTGACAAAGATCAGCTTATCGCCATCTGCGGCGCAGACATGCAGGCAAAGCTTGATGGTGTTAGTGTTAAAAATTGGTCTTCATTCCTAGTCACTAAAGGCAGTGAGCTCAAATTCGATTATGCCCAAGCCGGATGCAGGACCTATATGGCTGTGCGCGGCGGTATTGAGGTGCCCAGTGTTTTGGGCAGCCGCTCGACCTATACGCGAGCGAAAGTCGGTGGTTTGCAAGGAAGAGCGCTCATACAGGGAGATATTTTAGCTGTTGGTGAAGATGCGGAAAGCGAAGCCAGGCCCCGAACACTCGATTTAGTGTACATCCCCCAATACAGCCAGAGCATTTCCTTGCGCGTATTGCTAGGGCCACAAGACAATATGTTTACAGCAGAAGCAATAGCGACGTTTTTTCAGAACCAATATACAGTCACCGACGAAGCCGACCGAATGGGCTATCGGCTAGAAGGAGCAAAAATCAGTCATGTCGGTAAGGCGGACATCATTTCAGATGCGCTTTGCTTAGGGGCTATCCAGATCCCGGCTCACGGCATGCCGATCATCATGATGGCTGACCGACAGACAACCGGCGGCTACGCCAAAATCGGCACAGTCATTGGTCCTGATCTAAAAAAACTGGCTCAGGCAAAACCTGGTGATGTGGTGCGTTTCGAGCAGATCGAGGAAGCGGCTGCGGTTGAAGCGTTGCGCGAGGAAAGGCAAACCTATCTACAGATCGTAGAATCGTTTAAGGAAAAAGCCGTTCCCCCGCCAGCAAGCGCTAAACGCGTTTTGCAGATAGCTGTTAATGGTGTAACCTACCAGGTAGAAATTGAAGAAATGGTGTGA
- the pxpB gene encoding 5-oxoprolinase subunit PxpB: MSEIRFLQAGDQGLVVEFGNEINAKINRQVHNLARALSSQALPSILEVIPTYRSLLVYFDPLQVSRLALTKRIKSLLDAQDTPEASQAEPEAARIVHIPVCYGGEFGPDLEFVAQHNGLSTDEVIRIHTSTPYQVYMLGFTPGFPYLGGMSDKIATPRLEKPRVKIPAGSVGIAGSQTGFYPIESPGGWQLIGRTPINGFDTNSPNPFAFAAGDFLQFKSVALDEFFTIRREVEAGAYTPEFTTLSRGE; encoded by the coding sequence ATGAGCGAGATTCGATTTTTACAGGCGGGAGATCAAGGCTTAGTCGTCGAATTTGGCAATGAAATTAATGCCAAAATCAACCGACAGGTTCACAATTTGGCGCGGGCGCTCTCATCGCAAGCTCTGCCAAGTATCCTGGAAGTGATTCCAACCTACCGGTCTCTACTGGTTTACTTCGATCCGTTGCAAGTCAGTCGTTTAGCATTAACCAAGCGGATTAAGTCGTTACTAGACGCCCAGGATACTCCAGAAGCATCGCAAGCAGAACCAGAAGCTGCCCGTATCGTCCATATTCCGGTATGCTACGGCGGCGAGTTTGGTCCTGACTTAGAATTTGTTGCTCAGCATAATGGCCTTTCCACTGATGAGGTCATCCGCATCCACACATCAACCCCGTACCAAGTCTACATGCTGGGTTTCACCCCAGGCTTCCCTTACTTGGGGGGAATGTCTGATAAAATCGCCACACCCCGCCTGGAGAAGCCACGCGTGAAGATACCTGCCGGTTCAGTGGGAATTGCCGGTAGTCAAACCGGCTTCTATCCGATTGAAAGCCCTGGCGGCTGGCAATTAATTGGCCGTACACCAATTAATGGGTTTGATACGAATAGCCCCAATCCGTTTGCTTTTGCCGCCGGCGACTTTTTACAGTTCAAGAGTGTCGCATTAGACGAATTTTTCACCATTCGCAGGGAGGTAGAAGCAGGCGCTTACACTCCTGAATTCACTACTCTCTCGAGGGGGGAATAA
- a CDS encoding NRAMP family divalent metal transporter encodes MAGPVITKPTQGKTNWSVLLGAAFIMATSAIGPGFLTQTTVFTEKFMANFAFAILASIIIDIGAQMNVWRVITMSRMRGQDVANTVLPGLGHFVAFLIVLGGLAFNIGNIAGCGMGFNVLFGMSEQTGAILSCVIAIGIFASKEAGAAMDTVAKVLGGLMIILTAYVMFVSNPPVGQAVVSSIFPDNYGVLMLPMITLVGGTVGGYITFAGGHRLLDAGIVGYENLQQVNKSAITGIIVTGIMRVVLFLAVLGVVSVGGKLNPANPPASVFQIAAGQMGYMFFGLVLWAAAITSVVGAAYTSVSFLRSFSKTIDKYNSYTIMLFIIISTLVFVTIGRPIKVLILAGSLNGLILPVTLGTMLFACRNKKIIGDQYEHPTWLFVFGILAVLITAYAGITSLSGMAALWK; translated from the coding sequence ATGGCAGGTCCGGTAATTACGAAACCAACACAGGGAAAAACCAACTGGTCGGTACTCCTAGGCGCGGCGTTCATCATGGCAACCTCAGCAATTGGCCCCGGTTTTTTAACCCAGACAACCGTTTTCACTGAAAAATTTATGGCAAACTTTGCATTCGCCATTCTTGCATCAATCATCATTGATATTGGTGCGCAAATGAACGTCTGGCGCGTTATCACTATGAGCCGCATGCGTGGCCAGGATGTCGCGAATACGGTACTACCAGGTCTAGGACATTTTGTAGCATTCTTAATCGTTCTTGGCGGACTGGCGTTCAATATTGGCAACATTGCTGGCTGCGGCATGGGCTTCAACGTTTTGTTTGGCATGTCAGAGCAAACTGGCGCCATTCTGTCGTGTGTTATCGCCATCGGCATTTTTGCTTCGAAAGAAGCTGGCGCTGCTATGGATACGGTGGCAAAGGTCCTCGGCGGTTTGATGATTATCCTCACCGCCTATGTTATGTTTGTTTCTAATCCACCAGTCGGTCAAGCAGTTGTAAGTTCTATTTTTCCCGATAACTATGGTGTTTTGATGCTACCAATGATCACCCTCGTCGGCGGTACAGTCGGCGGCTATATCACATTTGCTGGCGGCCATCGGCTGCTTGACGCCGGTATTGTTGGCTACGAAAATCTCCAGCAAGTGAACAAAAGCGCGATTACCGGAATAATAGTCACAGGCATTATGCGAGTGGTTCTGTTTTTGGCCGTACTTGGCGTAGTTTCTGTAGGCGGCAAACTGAATCCTGCCAATCCTCCGGCATCAGTTTTCCAAATCGCTGCCGGACAAATGGGCTATATGTTCTTCGGACTGGTACTATGGGCTGCCGCGATCACATCAGTAGTCGGCGCCGCCTATACTAGCGTCTCCTTCCTACGCTCTTTCTCGAAAACAATTGATAAATATAACTCCTATACCATCATGCTGTTCATCATCATCTCTACATTAGTATTTGTCACCATCGGCAGACCAATAAAAGTACTCATCCTTGCTGGATCCTTGAATGGTTTAATTCTGCCGGTTACCCTCGGAACTATGCTATTTGCTTGCCGCAATAAGAAAATCATTGGCGACCAATACGAGCACCCGACCTGGCTGTTTGTGTTCGGCATTCTCGCAGTACTGATTACCGCCTACGCAGGTATTACTTCACTGTCAGGCATGGCGGCGCTCTGGAAATAA